Proteins encoded within one genomic window of Amycolatopsis sp. 2-15:
- a CDS encoding ABC transporter permease has protein sequence MAAPVNEADIADSAVLAVDPGNEAESKSSSRGKLVLRRFLRNKLAVVSLAVIVLFYVLAFTYTWYSPWSYDELDPLSNLLPPGGNHWFGTNQIGGDMFAQTMRGLQKSLTIGLLAALFSTGVASIVGAAAGYFGGWTDRIAMWVVDLLLILPPFLIISILSPAFRGKTWLILVGLIALFQWMITARIVRGMTLTLREREFVKAAKFMGQPSWRIIAKHIVPNMASLLIIDATINVGVAIITETSLSFFGFGVQSPDVSLGTLIASGTDAVRTFPWLFYIPAGFLVVTVLAVNYAGDGLRDALDPSSSRSRRKERKRILKNTAEKTSSASSTTGATA, from the coding sequence ATGGCCGCTCCCGTGAACGAGGCCGACATCGCCGACTCCGCCGTGCTGGCGGTCGACCCGGGCAACGAGGCCGAGAGCAAGTCCTCCAGCCGCGGCAAGCTCGTGCTGCGCCGCTTCCTGCGCAACAAGCTCGCGGTCGTCTCGCTGGCCGTGATCGTGCTGTTCTACGTGCTGGCCTTCACCTACACCTGGTACTCGCCGTGGTCGTACGACGAGCTCGACCCGCTGTCGAACCTGCTGCCGCCGGGCGGCAACCACTGGTTCGGCACGAACCAGATCGGCGGCGACATGTTCGCGCAGACCATGCGCGGGCTGCAGAAGTCGCTCACGATCGGTCTGCTGGCCGCGCTGTTCTCCACCGGTGTCGCCTCGATCGTCGGCGCGGCCGCCGGCTACTTCGGCGGCTGGACCGACCGCATCGCCATGTGGGTCGTGGACCTGCTGCTGATCCTGCCGCCGTTCCTGATCATCTCGATCCTCTCGCCGGCTTTCCGCGGCAAGACGTGGCTGATCCTGGTCGGCCTGATCGCACTGTTCCAGTGGATGATCACCGCCCGGATCGTGCGCGGCATGACGCTGACGCTGCGCGAACGCGAGTTCGTGAAGGCCGCGAAGTTCATGGGCCAGCCGTCGTGGCGGATCATCGCCAAGCACATCGTGCCGAACATGGCCTCGCTGCTGATCATCGACGCGACGATCAACGTCGGCGTCGCGATCATCACCGAGACCTCGCTGTCGTTCTTCGGCTTCGGCGTGCAGTCACCCGACGTCTCGCTCGGCACGCTCATCGCGAGCGGCACCGACGCGGTGCGCACCTTCCCCTGGCTGTTCTACATCCCGGCGGGCTTCCTCGTGGTCACCGTGCTCGCGGTGAACTACGCGGGTGACGGCCTGCGGGACGCGCTCGACCCGTCGTCGAGCCGGTCGCGCCGCAAGGAACGCAAGCGCATTCTGAAAAACACAGCCGAGAAGACCTCTTCCGCGTCCAGCACCACAGGAGCCACAGCATGA
- a CDS encoding ABC transporter ATP-binding protein — translation MTASLALGAETEKPTGTVLEVSDLDVSFPSESGRVHAVRGLSYQVAAGEVLGIVGESGSGKSVSSLAVMGLLPPQARISGSIRFQGSELIGKSDTELSKLRGKKISMVFQDPLSALTPVYTVGAQIAEALLVHAKGSMSKQQANNRAVELLDLVGIPNAAARAKAFPHEFSGGMRQRAVIAIAIANDPDLIIADEPTTALDVTVQAQVLEVLKTAQEVTGAGIVIITHDLGVVAGFADRLMVMYAGRAVEQGPVETIYAQPRMPYTLGLLGSIPRVDAHEKQPLVPIEGQPPSLVNLPSGCPFAPRCPLAIDACHQAEPELFTITPGNPNALVDTTHRAACIRTEELAGPKADAAEVYGAEVIEEAPVAKLPRTQRTTVLDVQDLQKHYQITKGAVLKRKAGVVKAVDGISFDIVEGETLGLVGESGCGKSTTLMEILELSAPQNGSVAVLGRDVAKLNGKGRKEIRRDLQVVFQDPMAALDPRLPIGDIIAEPMVTHGYDRARIAKRVPELLGLVGLRAEHADRYPAEFSGGQRQRIGIARALALEPKLIVLDEPVSALDVSIQAGVINLLDELKAKLGLSYLFVAHDLSVIRHIADRVAVMYLGKIVEIGDVETVFDAPQHPYTQALLSAIPIPDPVKERERTRIILTGDLPSPANPPSGCRFRTRCFVFSQLSEQDKQKCIDIEPPRESRADDHDVACHYAKTREVV, via the coding sequence ATGACCGCCTCGCTCGCGCTGGGCGCGGAGACCGAGAAGCCCACCGGCACGGTTCTGGAGGTCTCCGACCTCGACGTGTCGTTCCCGTCCGAATCCGGCCGCGTGCACGCGGTCCGCGGGCTCTCCTACCAAGTCGCGGCCGGCGAGGTGCTGGGCATCGTCGGCGAGTCCGGTTCCGGCAAGTCGGTGTCGTCGCTCGCGGTCATGGGGCTGCTCCCGCCGCAGGCGCGCATCTCCGGCTCGATCCGGTTCCAGGGCAGCGAGCTCATCGGCAAGTCCGACACCGAGCTGTCCAAGCTGCGCGGCAAGAAGATCTCGATGGTCTTCCAGGACCCGCTCTCGGCGCTGACACCCGTGTACACCGTGGGCGCGCAGATCGCCGAAGCGCTGCTCGTGCACGCCAAGGGCTCGATGAGCAAGCAGCAGGCCAACAACCGGGCCGTGGAGCTGCTCGACCTCGTCGGCATCCCCAACGCCGCCGCGCGCGCCAAGGCGTTCCCGCACGAGTTCTCCGGCGGCATGCGCCAGCGGGCGGTGATCGCCATCGCGATCGCCAACGACCCGGACCTGATCATCGCCGACGAGCCGACCACCGCGCTCGACGTGACCGTGCAGGCCCAGGTGCTGGAAGTCCTCAAGACCGCGCAGGAAGTGACCGGCGCCGGCATCGTGATCATCACCCACGACCTCGGCGTGGTCGCCGGGTTCGCCGACCGCCTGATGGTCATGTACGCCGGGCGCGCCGTGGAGCAGGGCCCGGTCGAGACCATCTACGCCCAGCCGCGGATGCCGTACACGCTGGGCCTGCTGGGCTCGATCCCCCGCGTCGACGCGCACGAGAAGCAGCCACTGGTGCCGATCGAGGGCCAGCCGCCCTCGCTGGTGAACCTGCCCTCGGGCTGCCCGTTCGCGCCGCGCTGCCCGCTGGCGATCGACGCGTGCCACCAGGCCGAGCCCGAGCTGTTCACGATCACCCCGGGCAACCCGAACGCGCTGGTCGACACCACGCACCGGGCCGCGTGCATCCGCACCGAGGAGCTGGCCGGCCCCAAGGCCGACGCGGCCGAGGTCTACGGCGCCGAGGTGATCGAGGAGGCGCCGGTCGCGAAGCTGCCGCGCACCCAGCGCACCACCGTGCTCGACGTGCAGGACCTGCAGAAGCACTACCAGATCACCAAGGGCGCGGTGCTCAAGCGCAAGGCCGGCGTGGTCAAGGCCGTCGACGGCATCAGCTTCGACATCGTCGAGGGCGAGACGCTGGGCCTGGTCGGCGAATCCGGCTGCGGCAAGTCGACCACGCTGATGGAGATCCTCGAGCTGTCCGCCCCGCAGAACGGGTCGGTGGCGGTGCTCGGCCGGGACGTCGCGAAGCTGAACGGCAAGGGGCGCAAGGAGATCCGGCGCGACTTGCAGGTGGTGTTCCAGGACCCGATGGCCGCGCTCGACCCGCGGCTGCCGATCGGCGACATCATCGCCGAACCGATGGTGACCCACGGCTACGACCGGGCGCGCATCGCCAAGCGCGTGCCGGAGCTGCTCGGGCTCGTGGGCCTGCGCGCGGAGCACGCCGACCGGTACCCGGCGGAGTTCTCCGGCGGGCAGCGCCAGCGCATCGGGATCGCCCGGGCGCTCGCGCTCGAGCCGAAGCTGATCGTGCTCGACGAGCCGGTGTCCGCACTGGACGTGTCGATCCAGGCCGGCGTGATCAACCTGCTCGACGAGCTGAAGGCGAAACTCGGCCTGTCGTACTTGTTCGTGGCCCACGACCTCTCGGTGATCCGGCACATCGCCGACCGCGTGGCCGTGATGTACCTCGGCAAGATCGTCGAGATCGGTGACGTGGAGACGGTCTTCGACGCGCCGCAGCACCCGTACACGCAGGCGCTGCTGTCCGCGATCCCGATCCCGGACCCGGTCAAGGAACGCGAGCGGACGCGGATCATCCTCACCGGTGACCTGCCCAGCCCGGCGAATCCGCCTTCGGGCTGCCGGTTCCGCACGCGCTGTTTCGTGTTCTCGCAACTGTCCGAACAGGACAAGCAGAAGTGCATCGACATCGAGCCGCCGCGCGAGTCGCGCGCGGACGACCACGACGTCGCCTGCCACTACGCCAAGACCCGCGAAGTCGTGTAG
- a CDS encoding ABC transporter permease codes for MIGFLLRRLVNYVALCLVATFAAFSLASLAFSPLDALKLRNPPAPQSTIDAKAAELYLNQPIPERFLTWLGGVLQGNFGRTVADQPITDELFRRAGVSLRLFLLGITIGIIIGVLVGVVSAIRQYKISDYVATTFSFVVLSTPVFVIATILKAGAQSVNDNLLGGYQFFIVQGETSGIDGSFGNVLVDRLQHIIVPTLAIVLTQVAYYSRYQRSAMLDVLGSDFLRTAQAKGLTRRRALFKHGLRTALIPMATLFAFGFGLLITGGIFTERIFGWYGMGDWLVTGIQKQDTNIVATVTLFIAICVLLAGWLADVLYAALDPRVRI; via the coding sequence GTGATCGGCTTCCTCCTCCGCCGCCTTGTCAACTACGTGGCATTGTGCCTGGTCGCCACCTTCGCGGCCTTTTCCTTGGCGTCGCTGGCTTTCAGCCCGCTCGACGCGCTGAAGCTGCGGAACCCACCGGCTCCGCAGTCCACTATCGACGCCAAGGCGGCCGAGCTCTACCTGAACCAGCCCATCCCCGAGCGCTTCTTAACCTGGCTCGGCGGAGTGCTGCAGGGGAACTTCGGCCGCACGGTCGCCGACCAGCCGATCACCGACGAGCTCTTCCGCCGGGCCGGCGTGAGCCTTCGGCTGTTCCTGCTGGGCATCACGATCGGCATCATCATCGGCGTGCTCGTGGGTGTGGTGAGCGCGATCCGGCAGTACAAGATCAGCGACTACGTGGCCACCACGTTCTCGTTCGTCGTGCTGTCCACCCCGGTCTTCGTGATCGCCACGATCCTCAAGGCGGGCGCCCAGTCGGTGAACGACAACCTGCTCGGCGGGTACCAGTTCTTCATCGTGCAGGGCGAGACGAGCGGGATCGACGGCAGTTTCGGCAACGTGCTGGTCGACCGGTTGCAGCACATCATCGTGCCGACACTGGCGATCGTGCTGACCCAGGTGGCGTACTACAGCCGCTACCAGCGCTCGGCGATGCTCGACGTGCTCGGCTCCGACTTCCTGCGCACCGCCCAGGCGAAGGGCCTCACGCGCCGGCGCGCGCTGTTCAAGCACGGCCTGCGCACGGCGCTGATCCCGATGGCGACGCTGTTCGCGTTCGGCTTCGGCCTGCTCATCACGGGCGGCATCTTCACCGAGCGGATCTTCGGCTGGTACGGCATGGGCGACTGGCTGGTGACCGGGATCCAGAAGCAGGACACCAACATCGTCGCGACCGTGACGCTGTTCATCGCGATCTGTGTGCTGCTGGCCGGCTGGCTGGCCGACGTGCTCTACGCCGCGCTCGACCCGAGGGTGAGGATCTGA
- a CDS encoding phosphotransferase family protein has translation MDFRPLDRPIGAFQQQLGPEQIEAVCRRVFGPATVVRGATELGWGGYNTTYRVELADGPVILRVAPEPARQMRTEWQFMRNEYVAAPYFAPIAHLLPRTIAADFTHEVLPRDYVVQAVLPGRAGPEVLPAYPPAERGPFYRELGRLTRLVHDVRGPGFGPVAGPHFATWSEALVAFFADNALDLADRDLDATDVREIGKLAARDSALLDEVTEPRLLHGDLWTINVMLADDLRVTGVYDHDRSWWGDPAADWPIHMALAKPGAERDEFWESYGPLDDSPAACRRALYYRARHLGALRLERHRLDQAEKLADSYDELAAVLAELGS, from the coding sequence ATGGACTTCCGCCCCCTCGACCGCCCGATCGGGGCGTTCCAGCAGCAGCTCGGCCCCGAGCAGATCGAAGCGGTGTGCCGGCGCGTGTTCGGCCCCGCCACCGTGGTCCGCGGCGCCACCGAGCTGGGCTGGGGCGGCTACAACACGACCTACCGCGTAGAGCTCGCCGACGGGCCGGTGATCCTGCGCGTGGCACCCGAGCCCGCGCGCCAGATGCGGACCGAGTGGCAGTTCATGCGCAACGAGTACGTCGCGGCGCCCTACTTCGCGCCCATCGCGCACCTGCTGCCGCGCACGATCGCGGCCGACTTCACCCACGAGGTGCTCCCGCGTGACTACGTGGTGCAGGCCGTGCTCCCCGGCCGCGCCGGGCCCGAGGTCCTCCCGGCGTACCCGCCGGCCGAGCGCGGGCCGTTCTACCGCGAGCTGGGCCGCCTGACCCGCCTGGTGCACGACGTGCGCGGGCCCGGCTTCGGCCCGGTCGCGGGGCCGCACTTCGCCACGTGGAGCGAAGCGCTGGTCGCCTTCTTCGCCGACAACGCGCTCGACCTGGCGGACCGCGACCTCGACGCCACCGACGTGCGGGAGATCGGCAAGCTCGCCGCCCGCGACTCGGCGCTGCTCGACGAGGTCACCGAACCGCGCTTGCTGCACGGAGATCTGTGGACGATCAATGTGATGCTCGCCGACGATCTCCGCGTCACCGGCGTCTACGACCACGACCGCAGCTGGTGGGGCGACCCGGCGGCCGACTGGCCGATCCACATGGCGCTGGCCAAACCCGGCGCCGAACGCGACGAGTTCTGGGAGTCCTACGGCCCGCTCGACGATTCACCGGCGGCCTGCCGCCGCGCCCTCTACTACCGCGCCCGCCACCTCGGCGCGCTGCGCCTGGAACGCCACCGTCTCGACCAGGCGGAGAAGCTCGCGGACTCCTACGACGAGCTGGCCGCCGTCCTCGCGGAGCTGGGCTCTTAG
- a CDS encoding ABC transporter family substrate-binding protein, which yields MMRRRMAAIVAPVAALGLLLAACGGGSSSGGNSGLQDAGTQQVKNADINAMPVDQLKDGGDFKWPVDQLPDNWNYNEVDGTVADGAWMFGAIIPYPFPQNADATVGVDPSYLTSAEVISTDPQVVELKINPKAKWSNGRQFSWEDYAAQANVLNGKNPAYQVSGTTGYEDIAKVEKGTDDQDVKITFAKKFAEWKSLFSPLYPKELNADPDTFNKSWAQKPAITAGAFKVKSIDQTGKTAVFERDPNWWGPKPKLDTVTYKVVERAALPDAFANGQIDFYNLNNDINAFKRAQADPNTVIRQSNNPDYTHVTFNGAPSSILADKDLRVAIMKGIDTVGISKAILGQMQKDTTPIGNHLYLKGSKTYEDNSGPYKFDATAAKAELDKLGWKQSGDLRAKDGKQLKLRLVIPSATPISQQTGQIMQSELKAIGVGLDIQAVPSTEFFKNYVNVGNFDLTLFRWLSNSFPIGGSKGIYYLDPKNINQNYGRIGDDKLNQLLDTAAQELDDTKRAADINAADKEIWALGHQLPIFQSPGAFAVRKTLGNFGSPGYANTPYDYTKIGFVK from the coding sequence ATGATGCGACGGAGAATGGCCGCGATCGTGGCTCCCGTTGCCGCTCTGGGGCTCCTGCTCGCCGCTTGTGGCGGCGGCTCCTCCAGTGGTGGCAACAGCGGACTGCAGGACGCCGGCACCCAGCAGGTCAAGAACGCGGACATCAACGCGATGCCGGTCGACCAGCTCAAGGACGGCGGCGACTTCAAGTGGCCGGTCGACCAGCTGCCCGACAACTGGAACTACAACGAGGTCGACGGCACGGTCGCCGACGGCGCCTGGATGTTCGGCGCCATCATTCCCTACCCGTTCCCGCAGAACGCGGACGCGACGGTGGGTGTCGACCCGAGCTACCTCACCTCGGCCGAGGTGATCAGCACCGACCCGCAGGTGGTCGAGCTGAAGATCAACCCGAAGGCCAAGTGGAGCAACGGCCGGCAGTTCTCGTGGGAGGACTACGCCGCGCAGGCCAACGTGCTCAACGGCAAGAACCCCGCCTACCAGGTGTCGGGCACGACCGGGTACGAGGACATCGCCAAGGTCGAAAAGGGCACCGACGACCAGGACGTGAAGATCACCTTCGCGAAGAAGTTCGCGGAGTGGAAGTCGCTGTTCAGCCCGCTGTACCCGAAGGAACTGAACGCCGACCCGGACACGTTCAACAAGTCCTGGGCCCAGAAGCCGGCGATCACCGCGGGCGCGTTCAAGGTCAAGAGCATCGACCAGACCGGCAAGACCGCGGTCTTCGAGCGTGACCCGAACTGGTGGGGCCCGAAGCCGAAGCTGGACACCGTGACCTACAAGGTCGTGGAGCGCGCCGCGCTGCCGGACGCCTTCGCCAACGGCCAGATCGACTTCTACAACCTGAACAACGACATCAACGCCTTCAAGCGCGCGCAGGCCGACCCCAACACGGTCATCCGCCAGTCCAACAACCCGGACTACACGCACGTGACGTTCAACGGCGCGCCGAGCTCGATCCTGGCCGACAAGGATCTGCGCGTGGCGATCATGAAGGGTATCGATACCGTCGGGATCAGCAAGGCGATCCTCGGGCAGATGCAGAAGGACACCACCCCGATCGGTAACCACCTGTACCTCAAGGGCTCCAAGACCTACGAGGACAACTCCGGTCCGTACAAGTTCGACGCGACTGCCGCGAAGGCCGAGCTCGACAAGCTGGGCTGGAAGCAGTCCGGTGACCTGCGCGCCAAGGACGGCAAGCAGCTCAAGCTGCGCCTGGTGATCCCCTCGGCGACGCCGATCAGCCAGCAGACCGGCCAGATCATGCAGTCGGAGCTCAAGGCGATCGGTGTCGGGCTGGACATCCAGGCCGTGCCGAGCACCGAGTTCTTCAAGAACTACGTCAACGTGGGCAACTTCGACCTGACGCTGTTCCGCTGGCTGTCGAACTCGTTCCCGATCGGCGGCAGCAAGGGCATCTACTACCTCGACCCGAAGAACATCAACCAGAACTACGGCCGCATCGGTGACGACAAGCTGAACCAGCTGCTCGACACCGCGGCGCAGGAACTGGACGACACCAAGCGGGCCGCGGACATCAACGCCGCCGACAAGGAGATCTGGGCCCTGGGCCACCAGCTCCCGATCTTCCAGTCGCCGGGTGCCTTCGCCGTGCGCAAGACCCTGGGCAACTTCGGTTCGCCCGGCTACGCGAACACCCCGTACGACTACACCAAGATCGGCTTCGTTAAGTAA
- a CDS encoding RNA polymerase sigma factor, with amino-acid sequence MAAARTATRSGTKTATAAGEPADEAATGAAKPKTATRSAGAKKAPVKKAPAKKATTKASKTEDGDPDGPVDLDEAELDSPDLSDLEEVEVDVVDETVNDEVADDDSDDSEEEAEETETPAARRRSNAAAEKGPKSASDNPDFVWDEEESEALRQARKDAELTASADSVRAYLKQIGKVALLNAEEEVELAKRIEAGLYAAERVRTAEEEGEKLVTQMRRDLKWIVRDGERAKNHLLEANLRLVVSLAKRYTGRGMAFLDLIQEGNLGLIRAVEKFDYTKGYKFSTYATWWIRQAITRAMADQARTIRIPVHMVEVINKLGRIQRELLQDLGREPTPEELAKEMDISPEKVLEIQQYAREPISLDQTIGDEGDSQLGDFIEDSEAVVAVDAVSFTLLQDQLQSVLQTLSEREAGVVRLRFGLTDGQPRTLDEIGQVYGVTRERIRQIESKTMSKLRHPSRSQVLRDYLD; translated from the coding sequence GTGGCAGCCGCAAGAACCGCAACCCGAAGCGGGACGAAGACAGCGACCGCAGCCGGCGAGCCGGCCGACGAGGCAGCCACCGGCGCGGCGAAACCCAAGACCGCCACCAGGTCTGCCGGCGCGAAGAAGGCTCCGGTCAAGAAGGCGCCGGCCAAGAAGGCCACCACCAAGGCGTCCAAGACCGAAGACGGCGACCCGGACGGCCCGGTCGACCTCGACGAGGCCGAACTCGACAGCCCGGACCTGTCCGACCTGGAAGAGGTCGAGGTCGACGTCGTCGACGAGACGGTCAACGACGAGGTCGCCGACGACGACTCCGACGACTCGGAAGAAGAAGCCGAGGAGACGGAGACACCCGCCGCGCGCCGCCGGAGCAACGCAGCCGCCGAGAAGGGGCCGAAGTCCGCCTCGGACAACCCCGACTTCGTCTGGGACGAGGAGGAGTCCGAGGCGCTGCGCCAGGCGCGCAAGGACGCCGAGCTCACCGCCTCGGCCGACTCGGTGCGCGCCTACCTCAAGCAGATCGGCAAGGTCGCGCTGCTCAACGCCGAGGAGGAGGTGGAGCTCGCCAAGCGCATCGAGGCGGGTCTCTACGCCGCCGAGCGCGTGCGCACCGCGGAGGAGGAAGGCGAGAAGCTCGTCACCCAGATGCGCCGCGATCTCAAGTGGATCGTGCGCGACGGCGAGCGCGCCAAGAACCACCTGCTGGAGGCGAACCTCCGGCTCGTGGTCTCCCTGGCCAAGCGCTACACCGGCCGTGGCATGGCGTTCCTGGACCTCATCCAGGAAGGCAACCTCGGCCTGATCCGCGCGGTGGAGAAGTTCGACTACACCAAGGGCTACAAGTTCTCGACGTATGCCACGTGGTGGATCCGCCAGGCGATCACCCGCGCGATGGCCGACCAGGCCCGCACCATTCGCATCCCGGTGCACATGGTGGAGGTCATCAACAAGCTCGGCCGTATACAGCGCGAACTCCTTCAGGACCTCGGCCGCGAGCCGACGCCCGAGGAGCTCGCCAAGGAGATGGACATCTCGCCGGAGAAGGTCCTGGAGATCCAGCAGTACGCGCGTGAGCCGATCTCGCTGGACCAGACCATCGGCGACGAGGGCGACTCGCAGCTCGGTGACTTCATCGAAGACTCCGAAGCGGTCGTCGCGGTCGACGCGGTGTCGTTCACGCTGCTGCAGGACCAGCTCCAGTCGGTGCTGCAGACGCTGTCCGAGCGCGAGGCGGGCGTGGTCCGGCTGCGCTTCGGTCTCACCGACGGCCAGCCGCGCACGCTCGACGAGATCGGCCAGGTCTACGGCGTCACGCGTGAGCGTATCCGCCAGATCGAGTCGAAGACGATGTCGAAGCTGCGGCACCCGTCGCGGTCCCAGGTCCTGCGGGACTACCTGGACTGA
- a CDS encoding inositol monophosphatase family protein, with protein MSDVGADESLLKSVAEQVAVEAAGLVRAAWTAMQAGRVVRVDTKSADTDVVTAIDKESEELVRERLAELRPGEPVLGEEGGGAAAGSGVTWVVDPIDGTVNFLYGLPAFAVSLAAQIDGVSVAGAVVEPVSGRRWTAARGQGAWLDGRRLSASSPTRLDLSLVGTGFAYARDRRVRQGALAGELLGHVRDIRRGGAASLELCAVGAGWLDAYFEHGLHRWDWAAGALVAAEAGATILLPGSAADLGEDVTFAAAPGIAEPLRQVLASLDAKSV; from the coding sequence ATGTCGGACGTGGGAGCTGACGAGTCGTTGCTGAAAAGCGTTGCGGAGCAGGTGGCGGTCGAGGCGGCCGGGCTGGTGCGGGCGGCCTGGACCGCCATGCAGGCGGGCCGGGTGGTCCGCGTGGACACCAAGTCGGCGGACACCGACGTGGTCACCGCGATCGACAAGGAGTCCGAGGAGCTGGTGCGCGAGCGGCTGGCCGAGCTGCGCCCGGGCGAGCCGGTGCTCGGGGAGGAGGGCGGCGGCGCCGCGGCCGGGTCCGGCGTGACGTGGGTGGTGGACCCGATCGACGGGACCGTCAACTTCCTCTACGGGCTGCCGGCGTTCGCGGTGTCGCTGGCCGCCCAGATCGACGGGGTGTCGGTGGCCGGCGCGGTCGTGGAACCCGTCAGCGGCCGCCGCTGGACGGCCGCGCGGGGCCAGGGCGCCTGGCTCGACGGCCGGCGCCTCTCGGCGTCCTCGCCGACCCGCCTGGACCTGTCACTGGTCGGTACCGGGTTCGCCTACGCCCGCGACCGTCGCGTGCGCCAGGGCGCGCTCGCGGGCGAGCTGCTCGGGCACGTGCGGGACATCCGCCGCGGCGGAGCGGCGTCGCTGGAACTGTGCGCGGTCGGCGCGGGCTGGCTCGACGCGTACTTCGAGCACGGCCTGCACCGCTGGGACTGGGCCGCCGGGGCGCTGGTCGCGGCCGAGGCCGGCGCGACGATCCTCCTGCCGGGTTCGGCCGCCGACCTGGGCGAGGACGTGACCTTCGCGGCGGCGCCCGGCATCGCGGAGCCGCTGCGGCAGGTGCTGGCTTCGCTGGACGCCAAGAGCGTCTGA
- a CDS encoding DUF3592 domain-containing protein, which yields MRSFLRLRPVRHILVTSAVVLLACAVVFVVQLLEFSHAQADVRGITAQATGTVVRGGGGSATVRFPVAGGSLATAETTLDSSAPKTGTSVPVLYDPARPSRALIRDATPIVTADRATTYATVTVVAAAAVLAVDLFLFFTRFVRPARAAAAGSPIAVRRVKVQRGVLTRSWLETETASPRWIPVYFSPTLIGLPAPTKVVVRGDVRRDRLVAVEVGDELLYSAGSVRATEPRGRRTDNPAEPDEERALAAARPVSLLRQFRADLPVLAVAPVVGAFWAFVDGSGFDGWLVVTVLVAAFGFWWAALRGSDPSL from the coding sequence ATGCGGAGTTTCCTGCGGCTGCGGCCGGTGCGCCACATCCTCGTGACGAGCGCCGTGGTGCTGCTCGCGTGCGCGGTGGTGTTCGTGGTGCAGCTGCTGGAGTTCTCCCACGCGCAGGCCGACGTCCGGGGCATCACGGCGCAAGCCACCGGCACGGTGGTGCGCGGCGGCGGAGGCTCGGCGACCGTGCGTTTCCCGGTGGCCGGTGGGTCTCTCGCGACGGCGGAGACCACGCTCGACAGCTCGGCCCCGAAGACCGGCACGAGCGTGCCCGTGCTGTACGACCCCGCGCGGCCCTCGCGCGCGCTGATCCGCGACGCCACCCCGATCGTGACCGCCGACCGCGCGACGACCTACGCCACGGTGACCGTGGTCGCGGCCGCGGCGGTGCTGGCCGTGGACCTCTTCCTGTTCTTCACGCGCTTCGTCCGACCCGCACGGGCCGCGGCGGCCGGTTCCCCGATCGCGGTGCGGCGGGTGAAGGTGCAACGCGGGGTGCTCACGCGGTCCTGGCTCGAAACCGAGACGGCGTCGCCGCGGTGGATCCCGGTGTACTTCTCCCCCACGCTGATCGGCCTGCCCGCGCCGACGAAGGTCGTGGTCCGCGGCGACGTGCGCCGCGACCGGCTCGTCGCCGTCGAGGTGGGCGACGAGCTGCTGTACTCGGCCGGCTCCGTGCGGGCCACCGAGCCGCGTGGCCGCCGCACCGACAACCCCGCCGAGCCGGACGAGGAACGCGCCCTCGCCGCGGCGCGCCCGGTGTCGCTGCTCCGCCAGTTCCGCGCCGACCTGCCGGTGCTGGCCGTCGCGCCCGTCGTCGGCGCGTTCTGGGCCTTCGTCGACGGCAGCGGCTTCGACGGCTGGCTCGTGGTCACCGTGCTCGTCGCCGCGTTCGGGTTCTGGTGGGCCGCGCTGCGCGGCTCCGATCCGTCACTCTGA
- the ppgK gene encoding polyphosphate--glucose phosphotransferase, producing the protein MTATRGFGIDIGGSGIKGALVDLETGQLIGERHRIETPQPSTPEAVADVVAEIVRIAEWNGPVGVTLPAVVKKGVAHTAANIDHAWIGTDADALFAKRLGKSVADVAMLNDADAAGMAEIRFGDEAARTGVTALLTFGTGIGSAVFHDGKLVPNTEFGHLEVDGHDAEKRAAASVKDNEGLSYHQWAKRVHRYLTVLENLIWPDLFIVGGGVSKKAEKWVPLLDVRTPVIVASLQNNAGIVGAAAAAVEGIEH; encoded by the coding sequence GTGACGGCGACCCGAGGTTTCGGAATCGACATCGGCGGCAGCGGGATCAAGGGCGCGCTGGTCGATTTGGAAACGGGACAGCTCATCGGCGAGCGACACCGGATCGAGACCCCGCAGCCGTCCACCCCCGAAGCGGTCGCGGACGTGGTGGCCGAGATCGTGCGCATCGCGGAGTGGAACGGGCCGGTCGGCGTCACGCTGCCGGCGGTGGTCAAGAAGGGCGTCGCGCACACCGCGGCCAACATCGACCACGCCTGGATCGGCACGGACGCCGACGCGCTGTTCGCCAAGCGGCTCGGCAAGAGCGTCGCGGACGTGGCGATGCTCAACGACGCCGACGCGGCCGGCATGGCCGAGATCCGCTTCGGCGACGAGGCCGCGCGCACCGGCGTCACCGCCCTGCTGACCTTCGGCACCGGCATCGGCAGCGCCGTGTTCCACGACGGCAAGCTCGTGCCCAACACCGAGTTCGGCCACCTCGAGGTCGACGGCCACGACGCGGAGAAGCGCGCCGCGGCGTCGGTGAAGGACAACGAGGGCCTGAGCTACCACCAGTGGGCCAAGCGGGTACACCGTTACCTGACCGTGCTGGAGAACCTGATCTGGCCGGATCTGTTCATCGTCGGCGGCGGCGTGAGCAAGAAGGCGGAGAAGTGGGTGCCGCTGCTGGACGTCCGGACTCCGGTGATCGTGGCTTCGCTGCAGAACAACGCGGGCATCGTCGGCGCCGCCGCGGCCGCGGTCGAGGGCATCGAGCACTGA